ATGACTTCGGCAAGAGCAAAGCGAGCATTTTCTACATCGCATACGAGAAGCTCGAGAAGTCCGGCTCCAACGGAGAGTGGGTTCGCCCTGATCAATCGAAGCGACCCGTCACCTTTACCTTTAACGGAGGTCCGGGTTCCAGTTCGGTTTGGCTTCACATGGGCGCGCTGGGGCCGCGCCGAGTCGTCTTCGGTGACGATGGTCAGGCTCCTGTTCCGCCCGCCACGCTCGTTGACAACGACCAGTCTTGGCTCGATCTCACGGACCTGGTTTTCATCGACCCCGTCAGCACCGGTTTCAGCCGAGCCGCGGAAGGCGAGGACGCGAGCAAGTTTCACGGACTAACCGAAGATGCCAAATCCGTCGCTGATTTCATCCGGCTTTGGCTCGTCCGCAACGACCGCTGGCTCTCCCCCAAGTTTCTCGCGGGTGAGAGCTACGGAACTACCCGTGCCGCGGCACTCTCGGGTGATCTGCAGGATCGACTCGGGATCTATCTGAACGGCATCACCCTGATCTCGATGGTGCTCAACTTCCAGACGCTTTCATTCGACGCCGCGAACGACGACGCATACTGGCTGTTCCTGCCGACGTATTCCGCAACCGCCTTTTACCACAAGAAGCTGAAGCCTCCGTTCGATCAGGAACTCGAGACGACGCTGCGGCAAGCGAGGGAATTCGCCGGGCACGATTACCTGCTCGCCCTCGCGAAGGGCGACGGGCTTTCGAAGGAAGAACGGGAATCAATCGCTCAGCGACTCTCCGATTTCATCGGCCTGAGCAAGGAGTACATCCTCCGCAGCAATCTTCGCGTGCCCATCTACTCGTTTACAAAGGAGTTGCTGCGCGATGAGGGCCGGACGGTGGGGCGGCTGGACAGCCGCTACCTCGGCTACGACGTCAACGACGTCTCGGACCGGACCGAGTACGACCCCAGTTACGCCGCGATTCTCGGCCCGTACACCGCCGCCCTCAACGCGTACGTGCGGGGCGAATTGAAATTCGAGTCCGACGTCAACTACGAGATCCTGACCGGGCGCGTGCGCCCCTGGAAGTTCCCTTCGAATTCGTCGTATCCCGATGTCAGCCGTACACTCTCGGGCGCGATCAGTAGGAATCCTTATTTGCGCATCTCGATTGAGTGCGGCTACTTCGATCTGGCGACGCCTTTTTTCGCCAGCGAGTACACCGTGGACCACATGGGTTTGGAGCCGGCGCTGCGCAAGAACGTGCGCATGAACTACTACAAGTCCGGCCACATGATGTACGTGCGCAAGGAAGATCTTGCGGCGCTCAAGCAGAATGCCTCAAAGTTTTACTCTCAGGCCCCGTAACAGCCGAAAACGCTTCCACGCGGAACCCCTGCGCACGGGGAACGTATGCGATCATGGCTGATCGCTTTCTCCGGCGCTCTGGGCTCCGGTCGACGGACGGAAGCGAATGAAGCCTGGTGGGGCTCACTCGATGGGGACATCTTCAAGCAACCCGGCGTCACTTTCACGGACTCTTGTGATTTCCGACGGTTCACTCGCCTCGCTGGTGGCATGTGCCGCAGCGAGAGAGGCGATCGTGAGCGCAGGCGGCGATGAGAAGGCCGCCAAACCGATCGTGCTCTTCATGCCCGTGGGCGACGAGACCAATCGGTCACGCCGCCAGTCCATCGAAAAGCAGGCCAAGCTCTACGAACTCGATGTCGCCGAAGCTCGCGGGGAACTCCGCGGTCCCGGCGCTCACGGTTCTTTTGGAGCGGGTTTGAGCGAGACGCTCAACCTGATCGGCGCGACTTACCAGGCGGCGCAGCTCGGCTGCGATCTGGTTGTTTGGCCGGTTCAATTCCCCGGGGCTCCGGATGTCGAGAAGATCGCGCGCGCCGTCGATCGCGCTCTGCTCGTGACTCGGCTCGCCAGCCTCGACAGCGCCGAACACGGAAAGCCCGCAATCAAAGTCGATACTCCCTTTGCCGATCTCACCGACAAGCAGATCGCAGATCTCGTGATCGACATGAACGTGCCGGTCGAACTCTGTTGGTGGTGGGGGGCCGGACCGAAGGATGAGCACGCGTTGCAGCGCGCCGAGCGCTGGATTCCGGTGCTTCAGAGCCTTGGGTGGTCGCCCGCTCGGAGCGCGAGCGCGACTTCCGCCTAACCTTCGGGCCTATGTTGTCAAACACGCAGCCCGCGGGGGCTTCCGCCGCGAAAAAGTCGGTCGTTTCTTCCGTTCGTTCCGGTGTCTGTCATCGGTGGACCAAGTCGCTCATTCCGACGACGCGCGAAGCGCCAAACGATGCGGAAACTCCGAGCCACATCCTGCTCCATCGCGCCGGATTTATCCGCCAGGTCGGCGCGGGAATCTACGACTACCTGCCGCTCGCGCACCGCGTGCTGAACAAGATCGGCGCGATCGTGCGCGAGGAAATGGACGGGGCCGGCGCGACCGAGATGCTGATGCCGGCGCTCGAGCCGTTCGAACTCTTCGATGGCACCAAGCGCGATCAGGACTACGGCGACAACCTGTTCCGCGTGAAGGACCGCAAGGGTCGCATGAACGCGCTCGCGCCGACCCACGAAGAAGTCATCACCGATCTGATGAAGGGCTCGATCGCGAGCTACAAGCAACTCCCGCTCAACCTGTATCAAGTCCAGACAAAATTCCGGGACGAAGCGCGTCCGCGCGCGGGGTTGCTCCGCTGCCGCGAGTTCATCATGAAGGATGCGTACTCGTTCCACATGAGCGTGGAAGGAGCGGGGGGGCTGAACGAGGCGTACGACGCGATGTACCACGCGTACACCAACATCTTCACGCGCTGCGGCCTCGATTTCACCGCCGTCGAAGCCGAGTCCGGCCCGATCGGCGGCAGCGCCAGCCACGAGTTCATGGTCAACTGCGCCAGCGGCGAAGACACGATTCTCAAATGTCCGGTGACCGGCTACGCGGCGAACATGGAAAAGTGCGAGATCGGCGAGCGCCAGCGCGGCACGTTTCAGGAGCCCGCGACCGGTGAATGGACCGAGGTTCACACGCCCAATCTCCCCGGCATCGATGAAGTCGGGAAGGCGATGGGGGTGAAGCCCGAGCGCATGCTGAAGACGATTGTCTTTGGCGTCGGCGAAGGCGAAAGCACGTCGATCAAGTGGATCATCGCCACGGTGCGCGGCGATCAAGACGTGAACGAAGGAAAAGTCAAAGCGCTCTCCGGCTTCAAGAAGATCGCGATGGCGGACGAGAAGGCGGCGCGTGCCGCAGGCTTTGCGATCGGATATGTATCGCCAAAGACGGTCAACTCCGTTCCCGGAACGCTACTCCTCATCGACAGCGACGCCTCGATGGGCGGCTTCTGGGCCACTGGCGCCGACAAGGCCGACTATCACGGGAAGCATTTCAATTGGCGTCGCGACGTCGGAGCGGCGCTCGACGATGCATCGAAAGTGAAAGTGGGGGACTTGCGCAACGCGAAGGAAGGCGATCCGTCGCCCCGCTCACCCGGCGCGAAGCTCGTCGCCGCCCGCGGTATCGAGGTCGGCCACATCTTCAAGCTGGGAACGAAATACTCCGACGCGATGAGCTTCGCCATCCTGAACGCGCAGCAGCAGAAGCAGAGCGTGATCATGGGCTGCTACGGCATCGGCGTCAGCCGCACAATGGCGGCGTGCGTCGAGCAGAACAACGACGCGAACGGGATCGCCTGGCCCGCGCCGATCGCACCGTATCACGTGCTTATCACGCTCATGAAGCCGGAAGATCAAAAGCAAAGTGAAGTCGCCGGAAAGATCGCGTGCGAGCTCGTCGGCAAGGGAGTTGACGTGCTGATCGACGATCGCGACGAACGCGCCGGCGTGAAATTCAAAGACGCCGATCTTGTCGGTATCCCGATCCGGTTGACCCTCGGTGACAAAGCGCTCGAACAGGGGGGTGTCGAGTACAAGACTCGGCGAGACACCGGCAAAGGCGAGATCGTTCCGCTCGGCGACGTCGCTGCGAAATGCCTGACGGTCATCAACGGGCAGTAATCGTTTTTAGAAGTTGTAACCCCGCTTCTCGGAATCAGACCTTCCCGCGAGGAACAAGAACGCGACTCCAAGCCCCCATCCCCAGAGGATGAGTCGGCCGTTGAGCAACGCGAGCGCGCTGATGCCGAGAATGATGATCGCAACGCCGTATCGCACCCACAACGGAAGCGAGGCCCACCAGTCAACTATCCCGTCAAAGAAAAACATGACACGCTCTCCCGGAGTTCGCAGGAGACTACCACAAGCAGTGACGCCTTCAATTTGATGGCAGTGTTGCGATGATCAAGTGCATTTACGCGACAATTCCACCGGAGCTAGAACAAGCGAAGGGTCTTTTTCGCGAGTATTCCGAAAGCATCGCCTATCTCTGCGCCGCCAGCTTCGCTCAGCAGAATCTCGAAGAAGAACTCCGTTCACTCCCGGGTAAGTACGCGCTCCCGCGCGGCTGCATCCTGCTTGCGATGGACGGCGAGGCCGCCGTCGGCTGCGTCGCCCTCCGCCCGATCGAGCCCGCCCCGCACGACAGCCCCGGCGAACGCATCTGCGAGATGAAGCGCCTCTACGCCAAACCCGAAACCCGCGGCAGGGGGGTCGGACGCTTGCTCTGCGAAGAACTCATCCGATTCGCAAAGCAGGGGGGCTACACGCTCATGAAGCTCGACACCGAGCCGGAACTCAAGTCCGCATGCAGGCTCTATCGCTCGCTTGGCTTCATTGAAATCCCACGATACAACGACGACCCGAAACCCGAGACGCTTTACATGGGGCTGCGGCTCGTCTGATTCTCCGGACCCATCGCATTTGCATCCGCTTGCCGGTTTCGCAAGGTCTGTCCGAAAACCCGGTGCAACCAACACAGAAATCGAACCGGGAGGGGGGTTCTGGCGGATAAAGACGTGCATGGCTCCGCCCTTGCACATTCCTGCAGGGATTACAAAGCGACCCGACATGTCGCCGACGCATCGCGCGCACCCGCTGTTCGAAACGCCGCTCATCGGAATCGGCGTCCTGCACATTCCCGCCGATCACCCGGAATGGAGACAGGCACGAACAGGCTATTGCTGGCCCGCAATCGGCTTGCCTCGAATCCCCTACTTGGTGACGGTCGAAAGTGACTCGCCGACGGTGATCGACCGCAACACGGTGTACTTCACGAATGTCGGGTTCACATATCGCCGCCGCAATCTCACCCCTCACGGCCTTCGCAACGACTGGGTTGATATTCGGCCCGAGTTGCTCGCGGAGATGCTGACCGCAGCCACGGGTCGAAAGCACGACCCCACCTCTCGTTTTCCCTGGAACTTTGGTCCATCACCCACAGCCCCCCTGCTGCGCCTGCACGCTTTGAATTCGGTTCTCGTGGAGGGAAACGGTCGCAACGGGCTTCGAGTCGAGGAGACCGTGCTGGAGTCAATCTCCGAAATCATCGAGGCGAACGTGCAGGCCCGAAGCACCGTCCGGCGTAGACGCCCTTCCCCCGCTCAGGCGAGGTTTCACAGGGAATCGGTTGACGAGGTGCGTCGCGTGCTTGCGACGAACCCGGAGCACTCCCACGGCCTTGAAAGCCTGGCGGCGGGGGTGTGCATGTCACCATTTCATCTCTGCCGCGTCTTCAAGCGCCACACCGGTCTGCCGGTCCATCGCTACCTGGAACGCCTCAGGCTGCGTCGGGCGCTGTCCTGCGTGCTCGACACCAAGGACCGGATGATCTCGATCGCTGCCAAGTGCGGGTTCTGCAGCGAAGCTCATTTGTCGAACGCCTTCCTTCGCGAGTTTGGCCATCGTCCGAGCCGCCTGCGGCGGGATCGCACGCTCGCTTTGACGCCAGCTCTTTGTATTTAACATAACATATATTATAGGACGTTATGGCTATTTTTGGTGCCTACACTCGTCCCCCATGGCCCATTCCGTCGACCTCACGACCGGCTCTCTTTCAATCGAGGATGTGGTTGCGGTCGCTCGCGAAAACGTCCGCGTGCGAGTTTCTCCGAAGTCGATCGCCGCGATGAAGCGATCGAGGACCGTGGTCGAGCGGGCGCTCAAGGACGGCGAACCGCACTACGGGATCAACACCGGTTTCGGCTCGCTCAGCAAACAACGAATCGGCGAAGCGGATTTGGCAGCGCTGCAGCGCAACCTCGTGCGTTCGCATTCCGCCGGTGTTGGTGAGCCGCTGCCGCGCGATGTCGTTCGGGCCATGATGCTGCTTCTCGCGGCATCGCTCGGGCGCGGGCTTTCGGGCGTGCGCCCAATTGTTTGCGAAACCATCGTTGCGATGCTCAACAAAGGGGTGACGCCGATCGTGCCGAGCGTGGGAAGCGTCGGCGCATCCGGCGATTTGGCTCCGCTCTCTGCGGTTGCGCTGGTCGCGATCGGTGAGGGCGAGGCGGAACTGGGCGGGCGTCGGATGAGCGGCGCTGCCGCGTTGCGTAAAGCGAGGATGAAGCCGCTCGAACTGTCCGCGAAAGAAGGGCTGGCGCTGATCAACGGTACCCATTTGATGGCGGGTTGGGGAAGTTTGATCTCGCACGACGCGTCGACACTCTTCGGCGCGGCCGTGATTGCGACGGCGATATCGATCGAAGCCTGCCGTGCTACGGATGAGTTTCTGGACGATCGGCTTTATCGGGCCCGCAATTGCTACAGCATGCGCACGGTGGCCGAGAGAATGCGCGAGTTGCTGTCGGGAAGCCGGATTCTGCCGAGCCACGTCGAAAACGACCCGCGCGTGCAGGACCCCTATTCGCTCCGCGCCGCCCCCACCGTACTCGGCGCGTGCTGGTACGCGATGGGAAATCTAAATTCGGTTCTCGAGTACGACGAACTCGGCGCCGTCACCGATAACCCGCTCGTGTTTCCCCGCCCGGGCGGGCGGGGGGACATTCTCTCCGGTGCCAACTTCCACGGCATGCCGCTCGCCATCCCGCTCGATTTGCTTGCGATCGCGCTCTGCCACATCGCTGGCATCGCCGAAAGGCGGATATATCTCATCACCGGCGCCTTCGAACCCGAGAGTCACCTGA
The DNA window shown above is from Phycisphaeraceae bacterium and carries:
- a CDS encoding proline--tRNA ligase; translated protein: MLSNTQPAGASAAKKSVVSSVRSGVCHRWTKSLIPTTREAPNDAETPSHILLHRAGFIRQVGAGIYDYLPLAHRVLNKIGAIVREEMDGAGATEMLMPALEPFELFDGTKRDQDYGDNLFRVKDRKGRMNALAPTHEEVITDLMKGSIASYKQLPLNLYQVQTKFRDEARPRAGLLRCREFIMKDAYSFHMSVEGAGGLNEAYDAMYHAYTNIFTRCGLDFTAVEAESGPIGGSASHEFMVNCASGEDTILKCPVTGYAANMEKCEIGERQRGTFQEPATGEWTEVHTPNLPGIDEVGKAMGVKPERMLKTIVFGVGEGESTSIKWIIATVRGDQDVNEGKVKALSGFKKIAMADEKAARAAGFAIGYVSPKTVNSVPGTLLLIDSDASMGGFWATGADKADYHGKHFNWRRDVGAALDDASKVKVGDLRNAKEGDPSPRSPGAKLVAARGIEVGHIFKLGTKYSDAMSFAILNAQQQKQSVIMGCYGIGVSRTMAACVEQNNDANGIAWPAPIAPYHVLITLMKPEDQKQSEVAGKIACELVGKGVDVLIDDRDERAGVKFKDADLVGIPIRLTLGDKALEQGGVEYKTRRDTGKGEIVPLGDVAAKCLTVINGQ
- a CDS encoding GNAT family N-acetyltransferase, with protein sequence MIKCIYATIPPELEQAKGLFREYSESIAYLCAASFAQQNLEEELRSLPGKYALPRGCILLAMDGEAAVGCVALRPIEPAPHDSPGERICEMKRLYAKPETRGRGVGRLLCEELIRFAKQGGYTLMKLDTEPELKSACRLYRSLGFIEIPRYNDDPKPETLYMGLRLV
- a CDS encoding helix-turn-helix domain-containing protein → MSPTHRAHPLFETPLIGIGVLHIPADHPEWRQARTGYCWPAIGLPRIPYLVTVESDSPTVIDRNTVYFTNVGFTYRRRNLTPHGLRNDWVDIRPELLAEMLTAATGRKHDPTSRFPWNFGPSPTAPLLRLHALNSVLVEGNGRNGLRVEETVLESISEIIEANVQARSTVRRRRPSPAQARFHRESVDEVRRVLATNPEHSHGLESLAAGVCMSPFHLCRVFKRHTGLPVHRYLERLRLRRALSCVLDTKDRMISIAAKCGFCSEAHLSNAFLREFGHRPSRLRRDRTLALTPALCI
- the hutH gene encoding histidine ammonia-lyase, giving the protein MAHSVDLTTGSLSIEDVVAVARENVRVRVSPKSIAAMKRSRTVVERALKDGEPHYGINTGFGSLSKQRIGEADLAALQRNLVRSHSAGVGEPLPRDVVRAMMLLLAASLGRGLSGVRPIVCETIVAMLNKGVTPIVPSVGSVGASGDLAPLSAVALVAIGEGEAELGGRRMSGAAALRKARMKPLELSAKEGLALINGTHLMAGWGSLISHDASTLFGAAVIATAISIEACRATDEFLDDRLYRARNCYSMRTVAERMRELLSGSRILPSHVENDPRVQDPYSLRAAPTVLGACWYAMGNLNSVLEYDELGAVTDNPLVFPRPGGRGDILSGANFHGMPLAIPLDLLAIALCHIAGIAERRIYLITGAFEPESHLKPYLSPLPGLQSGLMIAQYTAAACVNEMIGLATPASVANIPTSAGMEDYNSFGPRSAAKAARSLDLARKVVAIELICAAQGLEAHRPLKSGKGVEAAYKIVRSKVKKLTHDRPLTRDIEAVSDLIREGAFGGI